Within the bacterium genome, the region CAAGGCCGCCTAGGGGCGTTCGGTACTCTAGGTTCAGGAGCGCAACATCGGGCCCCCGGTACCGCGAGATCAGAGCGCCTCTGAAAGTGGACGACCCACCGAGTGTGAACTGCTCCTGGAGCGGGAGGTTGCCGTGGCTTGCGCCCAGCAGCGTACGCCCGACCAGCACGCCTGAGCCGGCCGGGAAGTAGCGAGAGTACTCAAAGGTGTACTTGCCGAACCCGAAGTCGCCTCCCAGCATCTGGAGCCCGAAGTCCATGGCCAGGCTCATCCGGTCGCCCTTCGTGGGGATGCGCATGTGATCGCGGCGGTCGCGGGCGGCCGCGAGCGTGATGGCTACGGTCCTGCCGGGAGTGAAGTGCGACGGCGGCGGCTTGGGGCAGAGCGGATCGTCGGGGTTGGTGTCACAGGGTGGTGTGGTTGGATCCAGGGGCAACGGCGTGATCGCGGTGCGCTCAGAGCGCAGCCGGACGGAAGCGGTGGTGACCGGATCCAGCGGCCGCGCGAACCCGATCACGCTGCCCAGTCGGTTCAGCAGATAACGGGATACGACCGTGCCCCCGGTGTACTCAAAGTCCGCGGTGTTGTTCTCGTAGAGGGAGACGTCGAGCGCGGTCTGCTTTGCGTCGAACCACGGATCCCTATAGCTTATCGAGAAGTTGCTCGCGGCCGGCCCGGTCAGGGTCGGGACGTTCCGGTCCCCGAGCCCGCGCTCGAACCGCACGGCAATAGACTGATTCCTCCCCTTCCAGTTCCGCTCGGAGTACTCGAGCAGCCCCACAATCCCAGTACGGTCGCCGTACCCAAGTCCGAAACGGGCCTGCTGCGTCGGCTGCTCCTTCACCTCGATCTCTACGATGACCGTATCAGGCGTGCTCCCGGGCTGGGGCCGAGCCTGCACGTTCTCGAACAGCTCCAGAGCGAATATCCGCTGGAGGTCCCGGTTCATCTCGTTGATGTTGAAGACCCGATCCTTACGCACGATCGCGCCCCGATCCAACACGTAGCGCTGGGTCTTGACCAGCCCCTTGTAGTTGATGGCCTCGACCCGGCCCTCCGTGATGCGCAAACGAAGCCGGACCTCGCCGTTGGCTGCTATGGATATGTCGGCAACACGGGCCAGGACGAACCCGCGCTCCTCGTAGAGCTTCTCTATCGCCCGCGCGCCGTCCCGAAGGCGGATGACGTTGAGCACCTGACCCAGCGGGAGGTTCAGTGCCCGGACCAGTTCTGGGGTCGGGATCACGGTGTTGCCCTCGACGATGACCTGGGCAATCGCTGGGTTCTCAACCAACAGGAAGGCAACGCGCACGCCATCCCGGAATGACTCGATCCGCACGGTGGCATCGGCAAACCACCCGGTTGCCACAATTGAGGCCACGTCGGCCCGCAGCCGTTCTTCCGAGAGCAGTTCTCCCACGCGCACCCCTATTGAGTCCAGAACAACCGAAGCCGGCACGCGTTCGAGCCCCCGCAACGCCACGTCCGTTATCTTTGGGGGCGGAGGCGGCGTGGGTACGGGCGTCGGCGACGGAACTGGGGCCGGCGCGGGCGAGGGAGCGGGTGAAGGCGCGGGTTGGGGGGCGAGTGAGGGGGCGGGCGAAGGAGCAGGTGCAGGCGCGCCCTCAGCCGCTGGACCGATGACCGGTCCTAGAAAACCCACAACTCCCAAGAGCACCGCTGAGATAGTCAGGATGGTGCGCAGTCGCAACCGCCGGGACAATATACTCCTCCTCTGAGCAGGCGAAACTGCCCGCAGAGTATCATCCGGGTCTACCGGCGCGCAAGTCCGCGGGCGGACGTGTACCGGCTAGTGGCCGCCCGTCCGGCGCAGCGAGCGTTCCGCGGCCAGGACCAACTCGATCACGTCGGCCTCGCTCAACAGCGCGGGCGGCTGGGCCGTTGAACCGGCCGACGCTGCCGTCGCAGGAGGAGGCAGCGGCGGGCCCGCCGGCACGTGCCGGGCGGCAGGCCGACTAGGGGCGGTCGCGGGCGCCGCCTGCCGCGCCACGCCCTCCTTCACCATCACCGGCACGCGGACAAAGATCGTCCTGGTAACCGTCCTTTCTACGGCGGGCGGCGGAGCCGTCACCAGATCCAGCTTGGCGCCCGTGCCCCCCGAAAGCACAACAACCGGCGGCGCCTGGCCGCTGTGCACATCCGTCGGGCCGGCTGCGCGCGGAACGACCAGGAAGATGAGCGTGGCTGCACAGAGCGTGGCCATCCCTGCCGCGATCCAACCCGACAGCGCGCGCCCCTCCGGCTGGGGCCGCACGGTTGGCCCGCCGGCCTCGCGCGCGATCCGGACCTCGGCCGCGGCCAACACAAGGGTGAGCATGCCTCGCTCATGGTGGCCGGCCTCGACCTGCTGCCGCGCCCGCGCCAGCCAGCCCTCCGCAAAGGATATGCGCTCGGTCAGACCCTTGGTATCCTGCTCCATACCTGCTCCCCCCAGCCGCGTGACAATCCTAATATCCCGATGCGCCTTGCGGCCGGTGCATGACCTCCAGCCCCAGCACCGTGCGCAGGTGCTCCAGGGCCTGCTTCTGCAGTCGGTAGAAGTGGGAGAGGCTGATCTGCAGCTCGCGAGCAATGTGCCGCGGCTCCCTGGCGTTCACCACGGCCTCCAGCACCCTGCGCTCCCGCTGCGGGAGCGCTTCGATCGCTGCCAGGATGCGGTCAACCACGGTGCGGTCTTCGACAACGTCCAGCGCCAGGGCGGCGTAGGGATCGGCCAGGCGCGCCAGAGGAGAGGGTTCATCGCCGGCCGCCAGCACCTGGTCCAGGGAAACCTCGACCCTGACACGATCCAGCGCGTTGAGCGCCCGGCCCCTTATGCGGTAGGAGGCGAATGTCGAGAACCGAACCCCACGATCGGGATCGAACCGCTCCACGGCCTCTATCAGCCCTACGGCTCCTTCCTGTATGAGATCCATCAGCAATGGTTCGGGGGGGCGGAGCTGCATGACCACCTTGAAGACCAGGGGCTGATAGGCCTCGATCAGGCGCAGCCGGCTCGCGGAGTTGCTGCGGACCCTGAAGGCCTCCCAGTGGCGGGCCTCCTCGGAGGGAGTCAGCAGCGCAACCTTCTGCAGTTCCCGCAGGTAGTCATGGAACACGGCCGGATTGCCCTCCGCCGAAACTAAGCCCTGGCGATGGGAGCGTTCGACCCTTAGTACCGATCTCCTGTAGAAGGCCTAGAAGCGGGTAGCGTACCAGAAGACCGCGTCCCAATGGCCGGCCGAGTCCGAGCGCAGGGCGAACTGCCAGGCGCGGCTGAATCTGTACTCCAGCGCCCACAGCCACCGCGTGCGCTCGTCAAAGGTAGTCTGTGCGGTGAGGTACAGGTTGGGCAGCAGGCGCTTCCCTGCGCGCAGCGTCAGCGGTCGATCAAAGTCGTACTCGATGACCAGTTCGGTCAGACCGATCGCCCGGCCCAGCGCAAGACTTACCCGTCCAAACAGCAGCCGGCCGATCTCTGCCCGGAGTGCGCCCTCCACGTCTCCCTCAATGAGGCGCGCGAAACCTGCCTGCTGGGCAAGCAGGGCCACGATCTCCCCGCGGGGCCGTTCCGGATCAGAGTGCAGGTCGAGGATCAAGCCGTCCGGCGCGGTTCCGCGAATGCCCAGCGAGATGCGCGTCGCCCCCGCATGCGTCTCCGCGCGGGCGGCGATGACCGGGCGGAGTCCCATGTGCGGCTGAAACGTGGCCGTTCCTTCCCGCAGATCAAACACAGCGCCCAGCGCGGTCACGGTCCCCTCCTGGGCATCAACGGTGCCCTCAAGCATCGGATTGCGCAGCGTCCCGGTGAGCAGCAGCGAGCCCCCGGGTCTGATGTCGAACTTGAGCCCACCGACGTTTACGGCAAGGCCGCGACCGGCGTCGAACTGCAGGCCGCGAAATGCCAGCGACAGGCGTGGGACGGTCGTGGGGCCGGCGGCCGAGGTGATGCTTACCGTTCCTTCTGAGACAGTCAACCGGCCTTCTGCCGTGGGCGGACGGCTCGTATCACCAAGCGTCCCCCACAGGCGCACCGATCCAGACGCGCGGGCGTCCACATAAGGGGGGACCGCGATCCGTGCGCCGGACGCGTGCAGCACCAGCGGCGCGTCCTCGGACACCGCCAGCACCGGCCTGGCGGAGGAAACGCCCAGGATCCGTGCCGCTCCCTCCAGGCGCACGGTGCCGTCGCCGAGGCGGGCCGTTCCCTCGGCCACGCGGACGGTGGTCTCGTCGAATTGCAGCGTAAGGCGCAGCGATTCGACCGGCACCTGCATGCCGCGCAGGCGCAGCCGGCCGTCTTGAACACGCACGCCGCCTGTCAGCCGCGGAGCGCCCACAGTGCCGCCGATACGGATCTCACCCTCAACCGCGCCCGTCCCTTCTTCCACTACATCGGTGGCCAATCGAAGCAGTCCGAGGTTCACGTCGGCCAGTCCCAGGCGGAGATCCACGGGCCTGCGTTCGTCGAAGCGCCCCAGAGCGGGGTTGAATGGTAGGCTGCCTGAAAGCCGCAGCTTGTGCCCGCTCTGGACGAGAAGTGCCTGCTGCACCTGAAGAAGTCCATCGCGGTAGTAGGCGTTCGCCACGAGCGAGTCGAACGTGGCGCCCTCCACGCCGCCGCGGGCGATCTCCAGCGCAAACCCTATCTCGGGCGTGGCCAAGGTGCCACCCAACTGCATCGTGAAGTCGAGACGGCCGGTCATCGGTCTGCGCAGACGCAAGACCGGCCGGAGGAAGTCCAACTCGAGATCGGCACCGCTTACCTCGATTTGGTTCTCGCCGCGCAGGTTCAGCCGCCCGACGGCGGCGATCCTGCCGCGCCCGGGCCGCAACTCGAACTCTCGCACGGTCAGGACACCGTCGCTCAGGACCAGATCAGCGTGCCCGCCCTCGATAGGATGGGGACCGAGCCGGCCGCCTACCATCCGGAGGTCGAGGCGGGCGGCGGGATTCGCCAGCGGGCCGTCCATGTCGGCGGATCCCGAGACGGTACCGTCGAGCGGAAAAGCAAGTCGCACTCCAGTCAGACCCAGCAGCGTTGAGAGCCGGCCGTCGGTCACCGTCGCGGACAGCGTGGCGCCGGGGACCGAACCGAGCCTCATCTCACCCGCGACCTCATACCGTTCGTTCCCGGCGCGCAGAACCAGCGGCTGCAGGCGCAGAGTACCGGCCTCCCACCTCATCTCCCCGGTGGTCTGATCGAATCGAATACCGTTCAGCACAAAATCTGGTGAGGCAAAGGACAGAACCACCGCGGGCGATGCCGGAGGCCCGGTAAGGCGGCCGACGGCATCGAACCGGCCTTCCATCGGCACGGATCCGGAAGCGGGCAGGGTGAGGTCGCCGAGGTCCAGCCGGCGGGCCGCCAGGTCAAACGCCAGCCCGGTGCGGCGGTGGTAGAGGCCCGAGAAGCCGATCTCGGAATCCCGCCGCCGGAGTGATCCGCCGGAGACGACCAGGTGGGTGCCATCCCACTGGAAGGAGGCGGATGCCTGATCCACCGTTTGCCCTGCCACCTCGGCCTCGCGCAGCGCTACCGCGCCCGCGGCAGAGGGCCGCGCCAGGGGGCCCTCGATCCGGGCGCGGCCGTCAACCAGGCCACTGACCGGCAGGGACAGCGCCATCGCCTTGCCCAGTGCGGCCGCCGGTGCCCGTTCCACCTCAACATCTAGAGCCAGAGCCGGGACCGGGCGCCAAGTCAGGGAACCGGCGGCGCGGAAGTGCGCGCGGCCCGAGCGCACGGCCAGACCATCCAGGAGGATACCTCTCCGCCCGAGCGTCACACCTCCCCGGGCGACATCGAAATTCAGCCCCGCGAAGGCGCCCTCTCGCACCAGGACCGTCCCGGCCAGTTTGGGATCCCCGAGCGATCCAAGCACTCCTCCGGTGAAGTCGGCGCGACCGGAAAGGCCGTCGCGGGTGAGCGAGGGCGGTAGTTGAGAGAGCTCGACAGCCCCGGCCCGCGTCTCAAGCGCGATCTCACCCCCAGAACGCAGGTGGCCTCCGGCAATCGCCCATGCCTCTCCGCGGCTGAGGCGCAGTTGCTCCAGCGTGATGCCGCCTGGATCCGAACGGAAGGAGACTTCAAGTGAGTCAAGGGTGATGTCGCCGGCGGCGGCGCCCGTAAGAAAGGCGTGCCCAACGAGCGTGAGGCCCTTGCCCCCACCCAGCGCGGCGACGCTGCCACCGAAGCGCCCGCGAAGCCCGGAAGGAACCGCAGAAACCCAGCGCGGCAAGATCGCCGCGTCCGCCCCAGCCAGGCGCACCGCGAGCGAGTACTCGGGCGTGCCGACCGCCCACCAGGCGCTGCCGTGCGCCGTGCCTCCGGCGAAATCGCCGCGGGCGTTGACAAGACTCAACCACTGATTCTGCAGCGTGAACTCAGTTGAGGCGTTCCGAAGCGAGAGGTCATCGAGCTGCGCCCTTGCCGCTTCGATGCGGCCTTCCGCACGCAGGGAGTGGAACAACCCGCTCACGCGGATCTCGCCGGCGGCGATGCCGGCCAGGCGGTAAGGAGCGCGGGGGTAGAGCAGCCTTCCCAGCGTGGTCAGGTTCGCGCCAGCAGACCGCACGGCCAGATCAAGATACGGCTCTCCGTTGAAGCTGGCCTCGCCACGCACCTCCAGCGGGACCCCGTCAATGGCTCCCCAGAGGAGCGGGCTGCGGATACGCCCGGTGCTCACCTCGATCTCGCCCCGCACGCCGCTGACCACTGCGCGCCGCGATGGCACGGTGGCGCGTCCGTCACGCAGCGCGATGCGGCCGTAGTAATCGGTGAACGATCGGCCGCCCGTCCGCGTCCAAAGCAGGTGCAGCGACCCGTCGAACCGGCCGCCGGTTATGCGGACGCTCCGCCCAGGAATCAGGTAGGGCCCCCAGGCGCCAGCATCCCCTCCTCGGGCTTCCAGATCGAGATCGAGGGTGCGCGAGGAGGTGGTGTAGGTACCCTGCAACCTTCCCGGGGACCGATGGCCTTCTCGCTCTTCCTCGAACGATGCCCGCAGCGCTATGCGGGGCGCCCTGGCGAAATCCGCGGACCCGTTAACGCCAGCTATCCGCGTCTTGAAGATCTGCGGCGACATCCGGCGGCGGTCCACGAACTCCGCCGTCCCATCGCGCACGATGACCCGCCCCACGAACGTGGGGGCGCCGGGCGGGCCGGCTATGCGTCCAAGAGCAGGCGGGATGTTCCAGGCTCCAGAAGCGTCACGCTCAAGAGCCAGGACGGGCTCCTCCAGGATCACCCGCACGATGCTGCGCCCGATCCCGCTCCTACGGGCGAGGGCACGGACCAGGGTCTGCGTGTCGAAGGTAAGCGTCACCCTGCGTGCGGTGAGCAGCGGGCGTCCGGAATCCGCCAACCCGGTCAGGATGACCGCCTCCAGCACCACGCCGCGCCAGGGGTCGCCACGAATGCTGCCGATGGCGATGTCGCTCGCCAGGCCTGCGCCAAGCGCCGCGACCGCCACCTCCCGCGCCCGGTGCCGCAAGGCTTCTAGTGCCCATGCCGCGGCACCGCATGCGACAAGAACCGCCACCAGCGCCGCAAACCAGGAGGCAGAACGGTTCGTGCCCCTGCGGGTCCGCATGTCAGCGGATGAGGATCGGTATCCGCTCGGACCCCTGGATCACCCAGTCGGCCCTGATGAACCTGGCCGCCGGCACGTCGAAACGGGTGAACTCGGCCTGGGTGGCCGGCAGCCCGTACGGCAGCACTCGGACCAGGACGTCGGTGTTTCTCCCGAAGCTCTCGAAGAACCTGAGCGCGTTCTCCAAGGTGTCCACGCCCCAGGGCTCGGGCTCGGCGCCCAGCGCTTGTCCCAACTGAACTTCCACCGGGACCCTCGCGGAATCCATGCCGGCCGACTGCACTACGACCACCGCCGGCCCCCGCGGGAAGTCGCGCGGGATCGGGACCTCAATAAGCCGCGTCACGCGGCTCTCGGCCAGGTAGGGCTGGAGGACCACGCGGACCAGCAGCGTGCCTCCGGGGCTGACCTCACGGGAGGCGGCCTCGGCCTCCACGATCGAGGCGGTCACGCGCCTGCGGGTGAGCGATGTCTCCACGGTGAGATCGTACGGATCCAGCCTGCGCAGATCGTTGTAGAATGCCAGTTCCATCGCGTCCACTATGTCGAGCACCGACGCCACGGCCACGTCGCGGGTACTGTAGAACATGTTCTCCCGAACGATAGCCGCGGGCAGGCCCTTGGCCCGCAGTGTCAGCTTGACGGTCGCGGTTCCTTCCCCGCCGCCCTGGTTCCGCGCCCGCTCGGTGGCGGAGAGCGCCACCAGCGGGGCCAGCAGCCGCGCCATGTCGCGCCGCCGAATCATCTGCGCGCCAAGCTGGACGCGCGAGCCGGTGTCCATGTCCGTCACGATCACGCGCAGGTTGAACAGCCGCGGCAGCGGCCCAAGCGAGCCGGCGATTGCGCCGCCCCGATCCTGGTCGATGAGCCCGATCATCTCGCCCAGGTTTCCGACCTTGAACGGGCGCGGCAGGGCGCGCAGGACCGTCAGGATCTCCGACGCCGTGAGGATGTACTCAACGTCGCCCAGGTTGTCCCAGGGATGGCCGCAGACCAGCACGCGGTTGCCGATGCGCGCGGTAACGGTGCAGATGCCCCCGAAGTCAACGTCCCCGCGGATCTGCTGGATCCCAACGGAGCTGCCCGGCACGATCGGCGCGGCCACAAAATCGCCGCGGCCGCCGTGTCCCTGTAGGATCTCGTGACCCATCGGCTGGATCAGCTCCGCCAGGATGCGGGCGGCCCGCGGGCTCAGCCCCCGCGCGAAGGTGGCCACCGCTGGCACGGCTACCGCGATGCCGGCGCCGCCTGCCGTCTCCAAGCGGCGCGCCAGCGCCGGCGTGGGCGCAACCAGCACGCGGTCCACGGCGCGGCCGCCGATTGTCAGCGTGCGCGAGGTGTGGTAGATGCGTGGCCACTGGCCGCTGGGACGGCGGCGTTCCAGGACCTTGAGCATCTCCTCGATCGGGGTGGCCAGCGCGATGTCCCGCTTGGGCGCCTGCCATGAGAAGGCGGCGCTGAGCGCGCCGATCAACCTGCCGTTGATGTACATCGGGCTGCCGCTCATGCCGGCAGCAGTACCGCCGGACTTCTCAACCAGCGGTCCGTACATACGGAACAGGATCAACTTGTCCGTGCCCACCGGTCCGCCGCCGGACTGCATAATGTCAATGACCTCGAACTGAAACTCCTCAACCCGCTGGCCGTAGATCACCGTCTTGCCGACACCACGCATCCCGGGCCTGATCTCGTTCAGCGGCATGATCGTCGGCGTCTGCGCCGCCACCCCGACAACGGGCAGCGTCAATACGGGCACCGCAAGGGCGAGCATTACGACCAGCGCCTTGAACCGATTCCTCACTGCACACCCCCCATTGCGGGCTCGGCCAAGAACAGAAACGACGGGGCCCTCCCCCCGTCTCCGGCACGCGGTGTTCTCTCTGCGGGCACGACTCCCCGCTTACTTGGGTTCGATGCGGGCAACAACAGTACCGAAATCTCGAATAACCGTGCCTGGCCCGACGAGCATCTCCGCAACGCGGCCGTCCACGGTAGCCCTGGCCGCCACTGCACGACCGGTCTGCGTCCTGACGAGCACAAGAGGGTCGCCCTCGCTGACGTTGTCGCCCACCTTGGCCAGCCCCTCGGCCAGTACTTCGCCCCTCAAGGTAGCCTTGACCTCTACCAACGCCTTGGGGGCCGCGGGAGCCGACATGGGAGCCCACAGCAGCGCGATTCCAACGGCCAGTACGATCGCTGCAAGCGTACGCATCTTGTCCTCATTATAACATACGGACTGCGCGCGCCCCGGGTTCACCCCGCGAACTCCTCCGGCGGCTGCGTGGCCCGACCGAACCAGTACCGCATCGTATCCACGATCCGCGACGCAGCCCGCCCATCCCCGTACGGGTTGCGTGCCTGGGCCATCGCCTCCCGCGCGGATGGGTCGGCCAGCAACCTGCCGGCACGGGACGCTATCCGCTCGCGGGAGGTACCGACCAGCTCCACGGTTCCGGCCTGGACGCCCTCGGGCCGCTCGGTGACCTCGCGCAGCACCAGCACCGGCGTGCCCAGCGAGGGTGCTTCCTCCTGCACGCCGCCCGAATCAGAGAGGATCAGGTAGGCCCGCGCCATCAGCCGAACGAATGGGGCGTAGTCGGGAGGCTCGATCAGGTGCGCCCTCGGGTGCCCGCCCAGAAGCTCCTCGGCTGCGCGGCGCACCGCGGGATTGCGGTGTACGGAGAAGACAACCACGATGTCGGGAAAGCGATCCAGAAGGTCG harbors:
- a CDS encoding biotin attachment protein, which produces MRTLAAIVLAVGIALLWAPMSAPAAPKALVEVKATLRGEVLAEGLAKVGDNVSEGDPLVLVRTQTGRAVAARATVDGRVAEMLVGPGTVIRDFGTVVARIEPK
- a CDS encoding SpoIVB peptidase S55 domain-containing protein; the encoded protein is MRNRFKALVVMLALAVPVLTLPVVGVAAQTPTIMPLNEIRPGMRGVGKTVIYGQRVEEFQFEVIDIMQSGGGPVGTDKLILFRMYGPLVEKSGGTAAGMSGSPMYINGRLIGALSAAFSWQAPKRDIALATPIEEMLKVLERRRPSGQWPRIYHTSRTLTIGGRAVDRVLVAPTPALARRLETAGGAGIAVAVPAVATFARGLSPRAARILAELIQPMGHEILQGHGGRGDFVAAPIVPGSSVGIQQIRGDVDFGGICTVTARIGNRVLVCGHPWDNLGDVEYILTASEILTVLRALPRPFKVGNLGEMIGLIDQDRGGAIAGSLGPLPRLFNLRVIVTDMDTGSRVQLGAQMIRRRDMARLLAPLVALSATERARNQGGGEGTATVKLTLRAKGLPAAIVRENMFYSTRDVAVASVLDIVDAMELAFYNDLRRLDPYDLTVETSLTRRRVTASIVEAEAASREVSPGGTLLVRVVLQPYLAESRVTRLIEVPIPRDFPRGPAVVVVQSAGMDSARVPVEVQLGQALGAEPEPWGVDTLENALRFFESFGRNTDVLVRVLPYGLPATQAEFTRFDVPAARFIRADWVIQGSERIPILIR
- a CDS encoding sigma-70 family RNA polymerase sigma factor; translated protein: MFHDYLRELQKVALLTPSEEARHWEAFRVRSNSASRLRLIEAYQPLVFKVVMQLRPPEPLLMDLIQEGAVGLIEAVERFDPDRGVRFSTFASYRIRGRALNALDRVRVEVSLDQVLAAGDEPSPLARLADPYAALALDVVEDRTVVDRILAAIEALPQRERRVLEAVVNAREPRHIARELQISLSHFYRLQKQALEHLRTVLGLEVMHRPQGASGY
- a CDS encoding BamA/TamA family outer membrane protein; its protein translation is MPASVVLDSIGVRVGELLSEERLRADVASIVATGWFADATVRIESFRDGVRVAFLLVENPAIAQVIVEGNTVIPTPELVRALNLPLGQVLNVIRLRDGARAIEKLYEERGFVLARVADISIAANGEVRLRLRITEGRVEAINYKGLVKTQRYVLDRGAIVRKDRVFNINEMNRDLQRIFALELFENVQARPQPGSTPDTVIVEIEVKEQPTQQARFGLGYGDRTGIVGLLEYSERNWKGRNQSIAVRFERGLGDRNVPTLTGPAASNFSISYRDPWFDAKQTALDVSLYENNTADFEYTGGTVVSRYLLNRLGSVIGFARPLDPVTTASVRLRSERTAITPLPLDPTTPPCDTNPDDPLCPKPPPSHFTPGRTVAITLAAARDRRDHMRIPTKGDRMSLAMDFGLQMLGGDFGFGKYTFEYSRYFPAGSGVLVGRTLLGASHGNLPLQEQFTLGGSSTFRGALISRYRGPDVALLNLEYRTPLGGLANQLKDFTGIVFVDAGGAPIAAGIHFGYGIGVSINTPVGPIRIDYAIGPEGRQTWLSIGQPF
- a CDS encoding translocation/assembly module TamB domain-containing protein, whose amino-acid sequence is MAVLVACGAAAWALEALRHRAREVAVAALGAGLASDIAIGSIRGDPWRGVVLEAVILTGLADSGRPLLTARRVTLTFDTQTLVRALARRSGIGRSIVRVILEEPVLALERDASGAWNIPPALGRIAGPPGAPTFVGRVIVRDGTAEFVDRRRMSPQIFKTRIAGVNGSADFARAPRIALRASFEEEREGHRSPGRLQGTYTTSSRTLDLDLEARGGDAGAWGPYLIPGRSVRITGGRFDGSLHLLWTRTGGRSFTDYYGRIALRDGRATVPSRRAVVSGVRGEIEVSTGRIRSPLLWGAIDGVPLEVRGEASFNGEPYLDLAVRSAGANLTTLGRLLYPRAPYRLAGIAAGEIRVSGLFHSLRAEGRIEAARAQLDDLSLRNASTEFTLQNQWLSLVNARGDFAGGTAHGSAWWAVGTPEYSLAVRLAGADAAILPRWVSAVPSGLRGRFGGSVAALGGGKGLTLVGHAFLTGAAAGDITLDSLEVSFRSDPGGITLEQLRLSRGEAWAIAGGHLRSGGEIALETRAGAVELSQLPPSLTRDGLSGRADFTGGVLGSLGDPKLAGTVLVREGAFAGLNFDVARGGVTLGRRGILLDGLAVRSGRAHFRAAGSLTWRPVPALALDVEVERAPAAALGKAMALSLPVSGLVDGRARIEGPLARPSAAGAVALREAEVAGQTVDQASASFQWDGTHLVVSGGSLRRRDSEIGFSGLYHRRTGLAFDLAARRLDLGDLTLPASGSVPMEGRFDAVGRLTGPPASPAVVLSFASPDFVLNGIRFDQTTGEMRWEAGTLRLQPLVLRAGNERYEVAGEMRLGSVPGATLSATVTDGRLSTLLGLTGVRLAFPLDGTVSGSADMDGPLANPAARLDLRMVGGRLGPHPIEGGHADLVLSDGVLTVREFELRPGRGRIAAVGRLNLRGENQIEVSGADLELDFLRPVLRLRRPMTGRLDFTMQLGGTLATPEIGFALEIARGGVEGATFDSLVANAYYRDGLLQVQQALLVQSGHKLRLSGSLPFNPALGRFDERRPVDLRLGLADVNLGLLRLATDVVEEGTGAVEGEIRIGGTVGAPRLTGGVRVQDGRLRLRGMQVPVESLRLTLQFDETTVRVAEGTARLGDGTVRLEGAARILGVSSARPVLAVSEDAPLVLHASGARIAVPPYVDARASGSVRLWGTLGDTSRPPTAEGRLTVSEGTVSITSAAGPTTVPRLSLAFRGLQFDAGRGLAVNVGGLKFDIRPGGSLLLTGTLRNPMLEGTVDAQEGTVTALGAVFDLREGTATFQPHMGLRPVIAARAETHAGATRISLGIRGTAPDGLILDLHSDPERPRGEIVALLAQQAGFARLIEGDVEGALRAEIGRLLFGRVSLALGRAIGLTELVIEYDFDRPLTLRAGKRLLPNLYLTAQTTFDERTRWLWALEYRFSRAWQFALRSDSAGHWDAVFWYATRF